In Oncorhynchus tshawytscha isolate Ot180627B linkage group LG06, Otsh_v2.0, whole genome shotgun sequence, the following are encoded in one genomic region:
- the LOC112253526 gene encoding olfactory receptor 7C2-like has translation MTLFLFSVMVNSYLLIALKSSDSFSWRRRYTLLKNLIVSDLLLSLTLSPIVLRCLLTRHTLVFGGWYLLQVTVCSTGILCSLLTLTLMAMERFIFICLGLRYMVILTSRRLRLAIVLTWVLSVTVAVVQVGLLLSGQTSFGRTIPGLLCDRIIMDKLPGLHWAMKMFHAVTIIVVLLVCILTFSICYRRMYQAARRAVEPFHSDNNLARHTITFYFFMFFLQLLPIMGNIARLVLRKAMSMTPPDNLSLAEHLMFLTALVAFMVPPCINPLAYGIRNMEVRHTLAQLFRLQQRRLGEVA, from the coding sequence ATGACTCTTTTCCTCTTCTCTGTGATGGTGAACAGCTACCTGCTGATCGCGCTGAAGAGCTCAGATAGCTTCTCCTGGCGGCGTCGCTATACTCTGCTGAAGAATCTGATCGTCAGTGACCTGttgctgtctctcactctgtcgccCATCGTGCTCCGCTGCCTGTTGACCAGGCACACACTGGTGTTTGGAGGCTGGTACCTTTTGCAGGTCACTGTCTGTAGCACAGGCATCCTATGCTCTCTGCTCACTCTGACCCTCATGGCCATGGAGCGTTTCATCTTTATATGCCTCGGCCTCCGTTACATGGTCATCTTGACTTCCAGGCGACTACGTCTGGCCATAGTGCTGACCTGGGTGCTTTCAGTGACCGTAGCTGTTGTCCAAGTGGGTCTTCTACTCTCTGGACAGACCTCTTTTGGCAGAACCATTCCAGGGCTACTATGCGATCGCATAATCATGGATAAACTACCTGGCCTTCACTGGGCAATGAAGATGTTCCACGCAGTCACTATCATTGTTGTACTTCTCGTCTGCATCTTGACCTTCTCCATCTGCTACAGACGCATGTACCAAGCGGCCCGCAGAGCCGTGGAACCCTTCCACTCTGACAATAATCTCGCCCGTCACACCATCACCTTCTATTTCTTTATGTTCTTCCTGCAGCTGCTGCCCATCATGGGGAATATAGCCAGATTGGTGCTAAGGAAAGCCATGTCCATGACACCTCCTGATAATTTGTCACTGGCGGAGCACTTAATGTTTTTAACTGCGTTAGTGGCGTTCATGGTACCACCATGCATCAACCCACTTGCCTACGGTATTCGGAACATGGAGGTACggcacacactggcacagctGTTCAGACTGCAGCAGAGGAGGCTGGGAGAAGTGGCCTAA